TCTAATATCTCTTGTAGTTCCAACTCTACTTCACCTGATTGATAAACGAATGAAACGTCTGCAGTTACGACTGTTGGGATTAACGCTCCAACAACAGTAATACCTAACAATATAGCTGCATCTGTTAGTGCATTCAATTTATCACTAAATTCATTAACCAGTTTTAACCCTTGCCTATAACCAAATGGCATTAAAAACATACGACCCACGATAACAGCAACATTTACTAAAACCCATATAATAACGCCTGTGACGTTTCCTTGCCTACCCATATATGCTGCAATTGAACCACAAATTGTAGGAATGAGAACACCGAAAATTGTATCGCCCACACCTGCAAACGGGCCCATTAAACCTGCTTTAATCCCAGTAATAACTTCCTTTGCTTCCATCCCCTCTTGTTCTTCAATAGCCATATCAATTCCAAGTATTATATGTCCTACCATCGGATTTGTATTAAAAAATTGATTATGAGTTTCCATTATCTCTTTCAATTGATTTTCATCATGTCCATACTTTTTCTTAAGGAATGGAAGCATAGTATACAAATAGCCAGTCGACATCATTCGTTCATAATTCCAACAGATTTGGCTTGCTAATAACCATCGATAACTTGCTTGAAATAAATCTTTTTTTGTTACTAGGTTATTCTTCATACTCTCCATCTTCGTACTCTCCTTCAGAAATATTTCCATTTAACTGCGAGCCCGCATTTTTTTGCATTACTTTTTGATTTGCTTGTTTAAAATGAATAATCGCTAAAGCTAGGCCAATAATCGCCACTCCTAACATTGGTGTTTCTAGGTAGGAGGCAAAGAAAAAACCAACGAGTAAATAAGGGAAATAGCTTGTTGTTGGAAGGTATTTTAATAACACTGCTATACCTACAACAGGTAGAAGGCCACCAGCAACTTCCAACCCGCCCATTAACCAATCAGGCATTTTATTGACTATGATATCAACTACATTTTGTCCAAAAATCAGCATAATAGCTATAGGAATTGCTCTGGAAAGGCCCCATGGGATAATGCCTAATACTATATTTTTAGCTACTTTTTTAGAATCGGCTTGTTCAATGCTTTTATCCGTTCGATGTAAAAAGAGTGTATTTGTAAAACGAGCTAATACATCTAATTGCACCATTAGTATTCCTACAGGAACCGCCAAGGCTAGCGCAAATTCCAAACCATTACCAGTAGTATGAGCAAATACTGTACCTACAATTGCACCTGAAGTAAAATCAGGAATAGAAGCGCCTCCATAAGTACCTACTCCTAATACCATTAATTGTAAAGTAGCTCCAATCATTAATCCTAATTGAATATCCCCTACAATAATTCCCACAATGGTACCTACAATTACGGGGTATTGCATACCTATATTCAGAGATATACTATCAAGAATAGAGAAAAAAGATAACAAAATTAAAATTATAATTTGCCATGTAGCAAGCATGAGTTCACACCTCCTTTAATAAATTCATAAAGTTTCTCTTTTCATCATTTGGTGTCATCTGCGCGAATAACTCTACATGACGCTTATTTAAAACTTCAAATTTTTCTATGTCTTCTTCTGTAAGACTAATTGACTTAGTGATCTGCTTTGAATCTTTTTTACTGGACATATTTCCAACATTGACTTCTATCAGGTCTAAATTATTTTTTAATAGCGCAACTAAAGTAGTGGGATTTTTTACTAATATAAATACTCGTTCGTTTTCATACTTACCCGCATTGATTCTGTTAGCAGCTCCCCTAGTCGTTAAAATACTTAATTTACACGAGCTAGGCTTTGCCATCTTTAAAACATCTTTTTCCATCTCATCATGAACAATTTCATCATCTATTACAATGATACGGTCGGCTTTTAAATGGTTAGTCCACATTGTAGCCACTTGTCCATGAATTAAACGTTCATCTATTCGAATACTAACTATCATTTTTCACTCGCCTCACAGTTCTTTTATGCTATTAATAGCACTCTCAATACTACTACTAACCGATTCTCCCATAATTAAAGAAAGCAACATAGTCAAGTTCAAACCAGTAAAAACTCTTACTTGTTTATGTTGATTTTTATACAACAATGCAGCGTTTGCTGGACTACCACCAGGGATATCACTTAAAATTAAAATATCTTCATCAGTATCTTCTGCGATATTTTCATAAGAATTATAAATATCTTTTACTGACATATCTTCCGTAAAATCTACCGTATAGATATTTTTTTGTTTTCCCCCAATCATTTCAGCACTGTCTAAAAGATTCTTCCCATATTTGTTATGTCCACTCAGTATAATCATTTTTCAAATACCTCTTTACTAATAAATTTAAAATTACTTTATCCTATTTATAAACCGCCTTCAATTTAAACTTTTATACTATATAAAAAATCCCAAATCTTTCTCCAACTACAATGAAGAAAAATTTGGGTTAAGCCTAGCTAAACAGTTGCTCCCCTTTATATTTTAATTATTTATAAATGGCGTTACATATCGAGCTCTTATCAATAAGCTTATCGCATGACTAATATATCACTAAAACGAATTAAAAGTCAACTATATTTTATAAAACAGTATTTATAATTTGTATATTTGCTATTTAAGTACCTCTATAATTATTATTAATTATTCATTTCAGCTAATAAAATTTATCTTTCATTTAAACATAGGAGATTTATTATGAAATTAGAACAAGAAACAGAAATTGGAAATCAAATCGCTATGTATCGAGAAAAAGCTGGTTTAACTCAACAAAAATTAGGCGATAAAATCGGTCTAACACAGGATCAAATTGGATTGTTAGAACGTGGGCAACGAAATTGGAAGTTGAGTACTCTGATAAAACTAACAAATGTACTCGATATAAATTTAGTTACTCTTTTTCAGCCTTTTGAACAAAGTGATGAAAAGGTAAATCAACTCATTAAAAAAATTGAACATAGTCCTAAAAAAGAAGTTTTTATTAAAGCATTTAATGATATTTTGGATGCCTCAAAGGAAAACTAAAGTATAACTAACTCGCTATTTAATTATGTAAAAAGCAAATGAACCTAAGGTCTCTATCTAAGTCTCAGGTTCATTTTTTAAATAACAGAAACTTCTTTAGCTACTACGAATATCCTCACAAATTCACTTTTTGGAAGTTGAATAATCGTAACTTGTAGGTGCTTTTATCAAATTAGGCAAACCAAACGACACCAAATAGTGAAAGGTATGCTTGTTTGATTTCACTTATTAGAAGGTTAACTATAGTTGTTTGTGCATCTGTTCTTAAAAATAACTGATATAAGTGAACGACTAAATCCTCCTCTGAACGGTTATCTTATTTTAGATTGGCACGAAGACCTTCACAAACTTTTTGAATTAATATTATAATTCTATCTCTAAATGAAAAAGGAATTTTTTTATTCTTTAAAAAGAAACGTAGCCCGCTGTCTACAATTAAATATGTTAAATGTTGCGCTTCGTCAGTTGAAGAATGATAAATATCACATTTTTCAACTTCCTTTAAAAGATCATATACAATAGGATATTTATCAAATTCAAAAAATAAACGACCAAGTTGATTTTTTCCATCAAGTTTTATGGTATATCTTTGTTTCGACCGAGAAATAATTAAATAGATCGAAAGTACTATGTTTTCGATATGACTTTCAGGATTATCAATTTCTCTGTTTTCAATAGCTTCATGGAAAACGTCCGCAATTTGATTCATCAACGAGTTGTCAATGTCCATTATCTTTTCACACTGAAGAATAACCCGCTTCATCAATTTTTAGACCTTTATTTCATTTCCATTAAAAAAAGTTCCTGAGTTATCAAAAGTCAGTAATAATTCTTCTTTGGCGAATTGTTTTTTTATATATGAAATATCATTTGCAATACTACTTCTAGAAACAAAATATTCTTCAGAAAGTTGCTGGTAACTCAAATGCTCGTAGTTTAATAACCTTTTAAATATAGTAAATCTTCTAGTTTTGCTGTCAGTATACTGAATATTCATTTCTTTCTCATCTTATATTTACAAATTAGCACATAGTTTCTTCACAGAGGAGACCAAATAAATCTAGGTAAGTCTGTAAAAATAGTTGTACACCTAAATAAAAACCTGGATATATAAAAAACTAACCTACAGCTCATTCAAAATAATAAGCTATAGATTAGTTTACAATATAAAAATTTAATTATTTAATTCGAAATGTACCAATTTCGCTCGGTTCTAAAACTTCATCAACACGTAAACCATATAACGTTTCATTTAACCGATAACGCTCCACTTTTCCTGGAAATGTCTCTGCTTTTTGGGATCCATTAAATAAACGAGTTAAAATTATGTCACTTCCTTCAGCTTTCTTGATCGTACTCATAATCAAATTAGTTTCTGCTAGATCAAATAGACTATATTCATTTTCGACTTGAATATTCTCTTTATTTAGCTTCATCGCATTATATGGTATTTGATTATATGTGTATATTGGTGTTAAGAATTCCTTGGCATAATACAAAACATTTGCTTCATCAAATCCTTCGTTTGTAAAAAATAAAGCAAGTGATAATTTTAAGCGACCTAACATTTGCGAATTCGGTGTTTTCATTTTTATCCCCGATGGCCTTCCTGGTCTACGTAAAAGATCTTCTTTTCCTAAAATCCCTACACTTCTGAATAATGTAATAGCAATGGTTTCAAAATTCTTACCAACTATTTCATATTCTCGCGTACTATTTGTAAAAACAGCTGCTGTATGACCAGGCTCGCTTAGGGCCGCAGTACTTAAAAATGGATAAATTGCATCTGGACGCTCGTCCCAATCTTCTTTTTCCCAAACATTTATCGCCTCGTCAATAACTGGACGTTGTACAAGCCCAAATTGGTTATCAGCAGTAGAAAGCTTACTGGCTATTTGTGTAGGGACTAATAAACGTGTTCTTTGGTCTTTGCTATCATTATCCACTGTAATTTCAAATGGAATATAGCAATCATTTTGTGTTAATTGAATAGCAATTTCAATCCCTAGCTTTCCATTCATAGTTTTATTTTTACGTTCTTCCATATCACTTGGAATAGACCATTGATATCGAATATATAATTCTTGAGATTCTTTATATTGAATTACATTGATTGAAGCAGTGACTGAATCAACTGAATATAATGGTTGGTCATTTTCTAACGGAGAAAAATCATACTCATCACCATCATCTGCAACATTTTCCAGCCCTAACACTTCCTTGTAAAGTTTGCCACTTCTCTTATCGTAAACATTAATTGTCCCGTTCATTTGTGCTTCAATTTTATAGTTTACATTTTCAATTACATTGTCTCTTGTTTCTATCGTCGTTTGCTCATGTTCCCCTTGAACTATATATAAAGTTTTATAACCTACTGATTTTATATTGACAGTAAACTCGACTTCATACTGAATAAATGGTTCATAATCACCATAGTGAACAATTTGTCGATCTATTAAACCTGGGTCAATAACTTTTTTATTTAATACTTGGTAAGGAATTTCATTACCATATTGGTCCAAAATTACGAAATCACTTTTCTTAGAAATTACTTCACAACGAACAGTTTTTTTACGAAAATTTTGAAAAAGGTTATAAACGACTAGTTTTTCCGTCTCTTTATAATCAGTTGTAGCTTCCGAAATTTTTCTCATATAAAAATCAATCAAACGATCAATTCTTTCTTCGACGCTATTGTAACGTGCTAATATTTCTGCGTGAACTTTATCTGAACAGCAAGCTGCCATACTATCATGAGCATGGTTCACCATTAAGTCTTTCCATATAGCTTCTACTGTCCCCTCTTGATAATCAAAACCTAAAGCATAAGCAATTGACATTAGCGGTTCTAGAATGTTGGTAATTTTATTTTCAACCTGAACGTTACTAGCTTTCAAATCCATTCTTGTAGAATAAATACTTCGATGAACTCGACTATATTTTCCATCAATGAATTCCCCTTGAACTTCTGGCAGATCTGTTTTTTCAATTTCTTCAAAAATATCCTCAAAACGACCTAATATAAAATTGCGATCAGGATATAATTTTTTTAAAGCAATAATTACTTCTGAAATATTTTTCTGAATAGGCATCTGGTCGTGTCCATTAGGTATAATTATATTTTCAGTTGTAGCCCCTTTATCAAGCACTGCAAAGTATTTATCCATTCTCTTTTTTAATGGAGCTTCTTCTATTGGTAAGTACTTGCCAATAGCATATCCTAACGGTAATAATTGTGTAGTGACCTTAGAACCTGCGGATCCTGCCCAATTAAATTCTGTCTTGTCCGTACCATAACGCTCTGAAATACCCCGCCAAAAAACCGAACGAGTTATTTCAAAATTATTTAAAATCTGAGGTATTTGAGCAGATTGACCAAACGAGTCGGGTAAGTAGCCAATTTTCATAGGTTCTCCAAATTCTCGACTATCTTTTATACCATATAGTAAATTTCTAACAATCGATTCTCCTCCTACTACCATTTCATCCGTTTGAGTATACCAAGGTCCAATAATTAGTCGCCCATCTTCAACTAATTTTTTAAAACGCGGCATCTCTTCAGGGCATAAGGCAGAAAAGTCTTTTATAATAGACGTTTGTCCGTCTAATATATAACTAGGGTATTCTGGGTTAGCCTCAAGAAAATCTAATACCTCTTTTAAATCATTTACTAATAAAATTTTCGATTCCTCTGCAGAAAAATACCATTCTCTATCCCAATGAACATGAGGGACTATATATACATTTTTCATTTTATAAACTCCTCTATTTATTTTAAATTCATGCATTTTGTTTATGCAGCTTTTGTCTTCTTGTTATAATTAATAAAATTGTAGACAGTATAGCACCAATTAAAGCAGCACCTAACCAAACCACTGCATTCATAAGCCCATTACTACCACCTTCTAATAAAAACATGGAAAAAATTCCTGCTCCAGGAACACTTAATCCAATCCCACTACTCATTACAATAGCTCCTGTTACTAATGAGCCAGCAATAAATGAACCAATCACCCGTATAGGGTCTCCCATCGCAAAGGGAATAGCTCCTTCTGTAATACCAGCCAACCCTAAAATCCAAGTTTGAGTTCCAATTTCTCGTTCTTGTTCAGTAAATAGTTCTTTTTGCAAAAAACACGCAGCCGAAAGCGAAAATGCTGAAACCATCTTCACAGAAGCAAAAGCACAATAAGGAGCGAAGTTTCCATTAGACATTGCACCGATACAAAAAGCATAAGCTGCTTTATTTACCGGTCCACCTAGATCAAAAGACACCATCATCCCTAAAACCGCTCCCATAATTAAAGCATTAGTTCCTTGTAATGTATCTAACCAACTAATTAAACTATTATTTATTGCTGCGACTGGTCTACCTAGCAGAAACAGCATAATACAACCGACAACCAATGAACCTATTACTGGATAGACCCAAAATGTGACAAAACTAGAAAATACACCTTTTGGATTGATATTTTCTTTCATCCATTTCATGACAAAGCCGGCCAATAGCCCAGATAACATCGCTCCTAAAAAACCACTGTCAATTGTTATTGCCGCAAGTCCTCCAGCAAAGCCTGGAGCTAGACCCGGTTTATCAGCAAGTGAATATGCCATATACCCAGAAAGAACCGGTAACATCATCGTATTTAATAAGTCGCCACCCAGACCATTTAATAAATACAGCCAACTCCCTTCTTGGTCGGCTATCTCCTGTAGCCCAAAGACTTGAGTAATTAAAACTGCAACTGTTGATATCATACCGCCAGCAATAATTAAAGGAATAATATAAGAAATCCCTGTCATAACAGAGTCCTTAATTTCCGACCAAACTCCCTTAGATGGCTCTTCATCAAAAGTTTCGGTATCTTTTTGATTATTTGGTACAAAATTTTTTGTTCTTTCAAACAAAGCATCTAAAACTTTACTAGAATTTTTAATAGGCTCAGCAACGTTTACATCAACCTGAGGAAGATTTACAAAACGATTAGTTTCTTTTAAGGCTACATCATGAGCAAATATAATACCTACCGCTTTATCTATATCCTGTCTAGTAATACGGTCCTCAATACCTTTTGCCCCTTGTTTTTCAATTTTTGCTTGATAGCCACGACGACTCGCTTCTTTGCTAATTTCTTCAGCAGCCATGTACGTATGTGCTATTCCTGCTGCACATGCTGTAATTCCCAAAATGAATCCTTTGTTTCCTGTCACTTGCTCTTCATCATTATGCTCAACATTATTATTGCTTAATAAATTCAATACCTGACTTACTGATCTCGCATTTTTAAATCCTTCTGTATAATTTTTATCTGATAAACGCGTAGCCAACTGTGCTAATAAATCTAAATGTCCACGATCTTCATGTTCTGGAATAGCTAACAGAAAGAGTATTTCCACCCGATTATTAGGGTCAAGACTTTCATATTTTTCAAGAGGAGAATTTAATTGCACTACAGCAAAAGCTGCCTTACGTACCGCTTCTGATTTCCCATGTGGTATAGCCATCCCGTTTTCAAAACCAGTTGGTGTCTCTTTTTCTCGATCAAATACCGCTGACAAATAACTTTCTTTATCCTCTATAATTCCTTCTTTTACAAATTTCTTAGCGACAAATTCAAAAACTTCTTCTTTAGTATTAAACGTTTGGTTTAAAAAAATTAAATTTTGATTTGTTGCGTCCGCCAAATTCATTATGAACATTCCTCCTAACTTGATAGCTTCATCGTACTTATTTCAGAAATAAAAATGGCAAAATTTGAAAAAATAAACCCTTTTCATTTTTATAGAAAAGGGAACCGTGTAATATTACACAATATTTATAGTTTTTCCTAAGCGATGAGCATATTGTTTAAATAGATTGTTCATAATTAAAAGAATTGGAGTCTTATCTGTAACATTATATTCTTCAATTCTTTGTTCTGGCGAGAAACAAAACAAATTAAAATCTCCCATGCTAGTTAGCGGATTTTTATTTAGATGAGTTAATGTTATAACTGTATGTCCATAATTTTTAGCTTCACGTGCTAGCTTTAGAAGTTGTTCCTTTTGCCCGGATAAACTAATGAAAAAAATTACTTCGTTGTTCCCATGCGTAATAACATGGTTTAATTCATTAGGGTAATTATAAAAAAAAGATTTGTAATCAATAGAGTAAAAATTATCGACAATAACTTTAGTTACATACGCTGTTTGTCCGATGGAATAAAAGTTTATTCTAGCTGTATTTATTAATTGTTCTAAAATCTCATAATTGTCTTTTGTATCTATAATTTCAAAATTCTTTAGTAACACCGATTTATCTTCATTATCATAATTTGTATGTTTATTTTCTTGCTTAATCAAATACTTTAACTCCGAAAAACCAGAGTATCCTAACTTATGAGCTAAACGCACAATCGTATTTGGTGAAGTGAAAAAACGTTTAGCTAATGAGGTAATCTTAACCTCATCAATGATATCTCGGTATTCTAGCAGATATGCAATGATGTCATCTTCCATATCTGTAAAACGAATAGAATTTAGCAAAATCCTCTCTTCAAATTTCATTTTTGACCTCCATTATTTTAACCTTCTTATTAAGAATTATTTTGAGTATATATTACACTAATTTTTTGCACAAACATTTTTTGATATTAAATAATTAAGAAGCTTATAAAACTGCAATTTTCTTTAGGAAAAAGGGAACTTAGCTCTAACAATAAAAAACAATACTTATTTCGTCTACTACATCCAACGAACATAAGTATTGTCTTTTAATTTTTTAACAATATAAAAGTTTATTCATCTAATAATTTATTCATTTCTCCCATAACGCTAGTTACTTCAGGTCCAATTACAATTTGAAAATGGTCATCTGATGGTTTTACGATGCCACTAACACCAGTTTGTCTAATACGTTCTTCATTAACTAAACTTGGTTGACTAACTGTTACTCTCATTCGCGTTACACAATTATATATATCATCGATATTATCTTTACCACCAAGCGATTCTAATAGTTTCTTAGCAAGGTATTCATAATTCCCAGTACTTAACGATAAGTCTTTTTCTTCTTCTGAAGACTCTTCCGTATAATTACTTTCTTTTTCTCTGCCTAATGTTTCAATATCCAATTTAGTAATTAAATAATAAAACGTAAAATAGTAAAGGAAGAAAAACACAATTCCTACTGGGATAATTAATAAAACA
This region of Tetragenococcus osmophilus genomic DNA includes:
- a CDS encoding PTS sugar transporter subunit IIA: MIILSGHNKYGKNLLDSAEMIGGKQKNIYTVDFTEDMSVKDIYNSYENIAEDTDEDILILSDIPGGSPANAALLYKNQHKQVRVFTGLNLTMLLSLIMGESVSSSIESAINSIKEL
- a CDS encoding glycoside hydrolase family 38 C-terminal domain-containing protein, translating into MKNVYIVPHVHWDREWYFSAEESKILLVNDLKEVLDFLEANPEYPSYILDGQTSIIKDFSALCPEEMPRFKKLVEDGRLIIGPWYTQTDEMVVGGESIVRNLLYGIKDSREFGEPMKIGYLPDSFGQSAQIPQILNNFEITRSVFWRGISERYGTDKTEFNWAGSAGSKVTTQLLPLGYAIGKYLPIEEAPLKKRMDKYFAVLDKGATTENIIIPNGHDQMPIQKNISEVIIALKKLYPDRNFILGRFEDIFEEIEKTDLPEVQGEFIDGKYSRVHRSIYSTRMDLKASNVQVENKITNILEPLMSIAYALGFDYQEGTVEAIWKDLMVNHAHDSMAACCSDKVHAEILARYNSVEERIDRLIDFYMRKISEATTDYKETEKLVVYNLFQNFRKKTVRCEVISKKSDFVILDQYGNEIPYQVLNKKVIDPGLIDRQIVHYGDYEPFIQYEVEFTVNIKSVGYKTLYIVQGEHEQTTIETRDNVIENVNYKIEAQMNGTINVYDKRSGKLYKEVLGLENVADDGDEYDFSPLENDQPLYSVDSVTASINVIQYKESQELYIRYQWSIPSDMEERKNKTMNGKLGIEIAIQLTQNDCYIPFEITVDNDSKDQRTRLLVPTQIASKLSTADNQFGLVQRPVIDEAINVWEKEDWDERPDAIYPFLSTAALSEPGHTAAVFTNSTREYEIVGKNFETIAITLFRSVGILGKEDLLRRPGRPSGIKMKTPNSQMLGRLKLSLALFFTNEGFDEANVLYYAKEFLTPIYTYNQIPYNAMKLNKENIQVENEYSLFDLAETNLIMSTIKKAEGSDIILTRLFNGSQKAETFPGKVERYRLNETLYGLRVDEVLEPSEIGTFRIK
- a CDS encoding MurR/RpiR family transcriptional regulator encodes the protein MKFEERILLNSIRFTDMEDDIIAYLLEYRDIIDEVKITSLAKRFFTSPNTIVRLAHKLGYSGFSELKYLIKQENKHTNYDNEDKSVLLKNFEIIDTKDNYEILEQLINTARINFYSIGQTAYVTKVIVDNFYSIDYKSFFYNYPNELNHVITHGNNEVIFFISLSGQKEQLLKLAREAKNYGHTVITLTHLNKNPLTSMGDFNLFCFSPEQRIEEYNVTDKTPILLIMNNLFKQYAHRLGKTINIV
- a CDS encoding PTS mannose/fructose/sorbose/N-acetylgalactosamine transporter subunit IIC, translated to MLATWQIIILILLSFFSILDSISLNIGMQYPVIVGTIVGIIVGDIQLGLMIGATLQLMVLGVGTYGGASIPDFTSGAIVGTVFAHTTGNGLEFALALAVPVGILMVQLDVLARFTNTLFLHRTDKSIEQADSKKVAKNIVLGIIPWGLSRAIPIAIMLIFGQNVVDIIVNKMPDWLMGGLEVAGGLLPVVGIAVLLKYLPTTSYFPYLLVGFFFASYLETPMLGVAIIGLALAIIHFKQANQKVMQKNAGSQLNGNISEGEYEDGEYEE
- a CDS encoding HTH domain-containing protein; translated protein: MNIQYTDSKTRRFTIFKRLLNYEHLSYQQLSEEYFVSRSSIANDISYIKKQFAKEELLLTFDNSGTFFNGNEIKV
- a CDS encoding PTS system mannose/fructose/N-acetylgalactosamine-transporter subunit IIB, whose amino-acid sequence is MIVSIRIDERLIHGQVATMWTNHLKADRIIVIDDEIVHDEMEKDVLKMAKPSSCKLSILTTRGAANRINAGKYENERVFILVKNPTTLVALLKNNLDLIEVNVGNMSSKKDSKQITKSISLTEEDIEKFEVLNKRHVELFAQMTPNDEKRNFMNLLKEV
- a CDS encoding helix-turn-helix domain-containing protein, whose protein sequence is MKLEQETEIGNQIAMYREKAGLTQQKLGDKIGLTQDQIGLLERGQRNWKLSTLIKLTNVLDINLVTLFQPFEQSDEKVNQLIKKIEHSPKKEVFIKAFNDILDASKEN
- the mngA gene encoding PTS 2-O-a-mannosyl-D-glycerate transporter subunit IIABC, coding for MNLADATNQNLIFLNQTFNTKEEVFEFVAKKFVKEGIIEDKESYLSAVFDREKETPTGFENGMAIPHGKSEAVRKAAFAVVQLNSPLEKYESLDPNNRVEILFLLAIPEHEDRGHLDLLAQLATRLSDKNYTEGFKNARSVSQVLNLLSNNNVEHNDEEQVTGNKGFILGITACAAGIAHTYMAAEEISKEASRRGYQAKIEKQGAKGIEDRITRQDIDKAVGIIFAHDVALKETNRFVNLPQVDVNVAEPIKNSSKVLDALFERTKNFVPNNQKDTETFDEEPSKGVWSEIKDSVMTGISYIIPLIIAGGMISTVAVLITQVFGLQEIADQEGSWLYLLNGLGGDLLNTMMLPVLSGYMAYSLADKPGLAPGFAGGLAAITIDSGFLGAMLSGLLAGFVMKWMKENINPKGVFSSFVTFWVYPVIGSLVVGCIMLFLLGRPVAAINNSLISWLDTLQGTNALIMGAVLGMMVSFDLGGPVNKAAYAFCIGAMSNGNFAPYCAFASVKMVSAFSLSAACFLQKELFTEQEREIGTQTWILGLAGITEGAIPFAMGDPIRVIGSFIAGSLVTGAIVMSSGIGLSVPGAGIFSMFLLEGGSNGLMNAVVWLGAALIGAILSTILLIITRRQKLHKQNA
- a CDS encoding PTS system mannose/fructose/sorbose family transporter subunit IID, yielding MESMKNNLVTKKDLFQASYRWLLASQICWNYERMMSTGYLYTMLPFLKKKYGHDENQLKEIMETHNQFFNTNPMVGHIILGIDMAIEEQEGMEAKEVITGIKAGLMGPFAGVGDTIFGVLIPTICGSIAAYMGRQGNVTGVIIWVLVNVAVIVGRMFLMPFGYRQGLKLVNEFSDKLNALTDAAILLGITVVGALIPTVVTADVSFVYQSGEVELELQEILDQIMPALIPAALVGLVYWLLGRKKMSSTKAILLVMLLSILLYNLNILE